Genomic window (Streptomyces sp. NBC_01431):
CAATGGCACTGTGATATGTCACATGATGAATGAGCGTGTTGGTTTCTGAGAGTTTGACGGGCCCTCAGATATCACACGTTGTTGCCAGCGTTCCGCCTCAACCGCGCCACCGAGACCGTCGGTATCTTGCCTGCCATCAACAGCCGGGCTTGGCCAGATCCGTGTCACAACAACCGCGCTTCAAGCCCAACCGATCCTGATCATCTGCCGGTGTCGCACAGAGGGGTGTGCCACAGGGGCCACCCCCTGAGTGGTGGACACGCTGATACTGGGTCTGATTGATCCGGAGGAAGCGAGAAGACCGCCAATGGCGATGAAGGACTACTCGGACGAGTGCAAGGCCGATGCCGTGGCCCTGTACGAGTCCATACCCGGGGCGGTCTACAAGAGCATCGCTGCTGACCTGGGCATCAACCGGGCGACCTTGCGCGAGTGGGTGTTTTCTGGGGGACCGTGAACGCCGTGGCATCCCCAATGCTTGACACCAACATCGTCAACCGGCTCGCCGAAGTCGGAGCAGCCTGGAGCTCCGACACTTCCAGGCCGCCGCTGCCGAGGCAACTGCGCCCGGAACAACGGCTTCGTGCGAATCCAGGCGACCGCGGCCATCGGCGGCTACGCCAACATGGGCGGCGTCCGGATCGGCGGCCGGGCGGCAAAGCCGACCGGTGACGGCCACTACTTCCTCGTCAACCGCTCCAGCGGACTCTGCCTGGCCGTCGAGGATGGCGAAGCCGCCGACGGCGCCGCCATCGAGCAACCGCCGTACGCGTCACTGGCACGGCAGCAGCGGCAGATCATCGCCCTGTGACGAATCCCGGCGACGGGGGCGGGCGCCGTTAGGCGATGCCCCGCCGCCGGCTCCACATCTCAGTCGGTCAGGCGAGGCGGATCATATTCCAGGACAGCGGTTCGAGGGTCGCGCTGAGCGCGCCGTTCTCCAGCACGGTGCCGGTCGCCCCGTGCGGGGCGACGCGCTCAGGGTCGGCCAGGGTGTTGCGGGCCTCGGGGTTGGCGTCGGCCAGCGCGCTGTGCTCCACGACGGCCGTCAAATCGAGTCCCACAAGGGTGACTTCGAGCGGCAGGGCGTCGGTCTGGCTGCGGTTGACCGCGAACACCGTGACGGTGCCGTCGTCGGCTCGCACCGCCGTGGCGTGCAGGAGCGGGACCTCGCCGTACCTCTTCGTCTCGTACGTCGGCGAGTCGACCCGCACGTTCAGGACCTGCCCGCGGCCGTGGCGCGAAGCCTGGGCGAAGGGGAAGAACGTGGTCTGGCGCCAGGCGGGGCCGCCGGGCTCCGTGAGGATCGGCGCGATGACGTTGACCAGCTGCGCCAGGCAGGCGACGGTCACCCGGTCCGCGTGCCGGAGCAGAGCGATGAGGAGCGAGCCGAAGACGACCGCGTCCGTGACGGTGTAGTTGTCCTCAAGCAAGCGCGGGGTCTGGGGCCAGTCGAGGGCGCTGACCTCGGCCTCGGTGCGGGAGAGGTACCAGACGTTCCATTCGTCGAAGGAGAGGTTGATCCGCTTCTTCGACTTGAGGCGAGCGCCCACGTGGTCGCAGGTGGCGACGACGTTCTCGATGAAGGACTCCATGTCGACGGCCGAGGCGAGGAACGAGTCCCGGTCTCCGTCGAGTT
Coding sequences:
- a CDS encoding transposase — its product is MAMKDYSDECKADAVALYESIPGAVYKSIAADLGINRATLREWVFSGGP
- the arfA gene encoding arabinosylfuranosidase ArfA; its protein translation is MTRIARFALHPGFTVADVDPRLFGSFVEHLGRCVYTGIFEPGHPTADEAGLRGDVLDLIRELGVTAVRYPGGNFVSGYKWEDSIGPVADRPRRLDLAWRSTETNRFGLSEYIAFVKKLGPEAEPMMAVNLGTRGVLEALELQEYANHPSGTALSDLRAAHGDKAPFGIRMWCLGNEMDGPWQTGHKTAGEYGRLAAETARAMRQIDPAVELVVCGSSGQSMETFGAWEATVLAETYDLVDHISLHAYYEELDGDRDSFLASAVDMESFIENVVATCDHVGARLKSKKRINLSFDEWNVWYLSRTEAEVSALDWPQTPRLLEDNYTVTDAVVFGSLLIALLRHADRVTVACLAQLVNVIAPILTEPGGPAWRQTTFFPFAQASRHGRGQVLNVRVDSPTYETKRYGEVPLLHATAVRADDGTVTVFAVNRSQTDALPLEVTLVGLDLTAVVEHSALADANPEARNTLADPERVAPHGATGTVLENGALSATLEPLSWNMIRLA
- a CDS encoding RICIN domain-containing protein: MRIQATAAIGGYANMGGVRIGGRAAKPTGDGHYFLVNRSSGLCLAVEDGEAADGAAIEQPPYASLARQQRQIIAL